The Alkalispirochaeta americana DNA segment CGATTGCATCAAAGACGAGAAGTTCGTGGTTTATCCGTCTGTGTGTGATTGTTCGTGAGGTATGCAACCTTTATATATTCGGCAATCCGATCTGGGCGATCTTTAGGCGTCGAAAGTATGCCTTCTGGGGGCATCCGAGACGTAAGCTTGAGAAAGACGGTTTGTATTGGGACATCTATACCGACCTCATAATAGATCGTTTGGGGCAAGATAACTGTGTCAGTATTGAGCGTGATTGGCATGGTCGTCACTTGACACCAGCCGTGACGCAGAATCTCTTCTACCAGGATAGTCTTGATCTCATTGTCGGGCTCCTGAGGCGCATCCGGAAGCCTCGGTTAAGCGACCAGCAACGTCGGAAACTAGGTCAGTTGGCAATCGCGTTGCGTGAGAGCTTTGGAACAGATTGCTCCATTAGAAAGCGGGGGGCTCGTGTGCACGGACAGGCTGTCACGCAAACAGTAATTTTTCGGTTGTTCCTGCAGCTTCTACAGCCGAAAGTGGTCTTCCTTGTCACCTCAAATGTTCATTGCTCTCTCATAGAGGCTGCCAAGGAACTGGGAATACCTACGGTTGAGTTGCAGCACGCTATTGTGTCGCGGTACTATGTGGTGCTGAGTTATGAGGGTGACCGGCAAAAAAGGAGCGGGCCTGACTACTTTTTCTGTTTCGGCGACCTGTGGAAAGACGCCGCGCAGTTTTCGATTCCAGAAGACCATATTGTCCCTGTTGGGTTCCCGTTTTTGAGCGATAGGTTGAATCAGTACCAGCCCTTTCAGAAGCAGGAACTTATAGTGTTTCTGGCATCCAAGACTCTCGACGACACGTTGGCTAGGATGGCAGCAGGTTTTTCTGAGAAATACGCGGGGCGCATCAAGGTGGTCTATAAACTCCACCCTGAAACCAGATCCATGTGGAGGTCACTCTACCCACAGCTTGCTTCAGCGGCTGAGAACAACCATGTCACCGTGGTTGACGGTCAGACGCCTACGCTCTACGAGCTACTCGCGCAGGCTCGATGGCAGGTCGGTATTGCTTCAACGGCCTTGTTGGAGGGAGCCGCCTTTGGTTGCACTACCTTTGTGCTAAATGCCCCGGGAGTAGAGACCATGAGTTTTCTCTTGGAATGCGGTATGGCGTGTCTGGTTAATAGTGAAGAAGACATAGATCTCACGTTCTCAACGCGATACATGCTCAATGACGTTTTCGCGGACGAATGGTATGATAAGATAAAGCGAGCAACGGAGTTTGTAGAGAGGAAGCACAAGCAAGTATGAATACAAAGATGATTATAGCCGAGATTGGGTCGGTTCATGATGGTTCCTTTGGGAATGCTACCTTTCTTATTCGGGCGGCCGCTGCGGCTGGTGCAAATGTTGTGAAGTTTCAGACCCACATTGCCGAAGCAGAAACTCTGCGAGACGCTCCAATGCCCCCGTACTTCAAAGGTGAACCTCGCTACGAGTATTTCCAGCGCACAAGTTTCACCCCAGAGCAGTGGGCTGGACTCAGGGCAGAATGTACATCCTGCGGGGTGCAGTTCTTGTCCTCGCCGTTTTCCCTGGAAGCAGTAGATCTTCTGGAGTCGGTGGGCATTGATATGTATAAAATTCCCTCGGGTGAAATTACAAATTTACCCCTGCTACATAAAGTTGCGGCTACAGGTAAGCCGATTCTGCTCTCTTCGGGTATGAGTGATTGGTCGGAACTGGATAAAGCGGTTGAAACTGTGCAGACCGGCGGCCCTTTAGTGGTCATGCAGTGTACCTCCGAGTATCCAACACCACCAGAACGGGTAGGGTTGAACGTCCTGTCTGAGATTCACCAGCGTTACAGTTGTACTCTTGGCTTTTCTGATCATACTATTGGCTACGCTGCCCCCTTTGCCGCCGCTGCCTTGGGGGCACAGGTTATTGAAAAACACTTTGCATTTTCGAGGCTAATGTACGGAAGTGACGCGAAAACCTCCATGGAGCCTGACGAGTTTAAAGTTCTATCCCAGGGACTTCATGACATTTGGAAAATGCTGGAAAGCCCGGTAGACAAGAACAGTGTTGAATCCTTACGTGAGATGAAAATGATCTTTGAAAAGAGCATTGTGGCTTCTCGTGCACTTAAGGAAGGGCAAATTATTGAGTTGGCAGATCTTGCCTTCAAAAAACCGGGTACTGGAATACCTGCTGCACATTGGGAGCAGGTAATTGGAAAGACGCTCGCGCACAACGTCGAGCAGGATACACAACTACACTACAAGGACCTGAAATGAAAAAAATCTGCATATTCATTGGCTCACGCGCAAACTATTCCAGCATAAAAGCGGTGATGCGGGCTATACAAAAGCATCCGGAGCTTGAGTTGCAAGTGGTCGCCGGGGCATCTGCGGTACTCGATCGATATGGCTCTGTCATCAACCTCATTGAACAGGACGGATTTTCTGTCGTTGCACGGGTGCATATGCTCATTGAAGGAGAGACTCCCACAACTATGGCAAAGTCTACTGGCCTGGGGCTCATAGAGTTGCCCACAATATTTGAGTCAATCAAGCCCGACATTGTGCTGACGGTAGGGGATCGCTTTGAAACTATGGCCACAACTCTTGCTGCCGCCTACATGAATATTCCAATAGCACACACCATGGGCGGTGAAGTGAGTGGCACGATTGACGAAAGCATTCGACATGCAATTACCAAGTTCGCCCATATTCATTTTCCCGCAAGTCGTGATGCATATGAACGAATTGTTAAGCTGGGCGAGCCCGAGCCATCTGTACATCTTGTCGGTTGTCCGCGCATGGATCTGGTTGCTGAAATGCTATCTGTCAGTCGGTCCGAGGTGGATGAGTCAATATTTCGGTTGGGAGTTGGTGATCGTGTTGACATCGACAAACCCTTCGTGCTGGTCTCCCAGCATCCTGTGACGACAGAGTATGGCACCGGCAGAGAGCAGATTACGGCGACACTACAGGCCGTAAAAAACATTGGGCTACCAGCTATTGTGTTGTGGCCTAATGCAGATGCCGGATCAGATGATATTGCTAAAGGGATCAGAATCTGGCGTGAGAAGGGGCTAGACACCGACATGCACTTCTTCAAGAATTTACCCATCAGCACCTATGTGCAACTCATGAAGCGAACAAAATGCCTTGTCGGAAACTCATCAAGTGGTATTCGAGAAGGGGCTTTTATCGGCACCCCCGTGGTAAATATTGGTACACGACAAGCAGGCCGGGAACGCGGTAGCAATGTCATTGATACCGGCAACGATGCTGACGAAATAGCTTCTGCAATTCAGAAACAGCTTTCTCATGGGCCTTACGGTTTTGAACCAATCTACGGTGATGGAACGGCGGGAGAAAAAATTGCGGACATCCTGTCGAGAACTGTCGTTCAACTTCAAAAGAGAATTACGTATTGAGCATGAAAACACTTGCACTTATTCCTGCCCGCTCTGGGTCAAAAGGGGTTCCGAACAAGAACGTTCAACGCATCCGCAATGTTCCCCTTATTGCGTTTTCCATCTGGACGGCACAACGTGCTGGACTGTTCGATGAAGTGCTGCTTTCGACTGACGACCCGGGCTATTTTGATTCGGTGAAGTGCCTGAACCTGTCCACGGAGTATATCAGACCCCCCGAACTATCCCAGGATACCTCTCCCACAATTGATGCAATTCTTGATGCCCTAGATTGGTATGAAAAAAAGGGAAAAACTTTCGATGCCGTCATGCTATTGCAACCACCTGCCCCCTTTCGTACAGTTGAACACTTATGCAACGCCGTGTCGCTATTAGAGGATCATCCAGAGGCGACTTGTGTTACGGGGATTGTTAGGGTTTGGGATCAGCACCCGGCACGAGTGAAGCGACTCGAAGGGCAAAGACTTGTGGACTTCTGTGAACACGCAGTGGAAATTGAGCCTTCTCGAAGACAAGACCTGCAACCTCCAGCTTATTTGCGGAATGGCAGTATTTATCTATCACGCGTGCAGCTGCTGCGTACCCAACGAAAGGTGTGGGGTGATCATGTACTCGGAATGGAAATGCCGGAAGCGAACTCGGTCAATGTTGATCGTCACCTTGACTTCATCACAGCTTCGTCAATGCTGGACTACGAGCCCTACCGGCCGTATCTGTCTGAGTTTGACGAGCTGATTGAGTTGTACAATGAGTAGTAATGTGCACAAAGTGCTTGTGGGGTTTTTGCCGAGCGACTACCCCGGAGTAGAGGCCTTTGAGAGCTTGGGCGACGTAACGTACCGGCGCTATACCCAAGATTGGCTTAAGGAGCATATTCCCCAGTTTCATATTGTGGTTCCCCATCTATTCGAACATATCAGTTCGGAACTGATTGAAATCGCG contains these protein-coding regions:
- a CDS encoding N-acetylneuraminate synthase family protein — encoded protein: MNTKMIIAEIGSVHDGSFGNATFLIRAAAAAGANVVKFQTHIAEAETLRDAPMPPYFKGEPRYEYFQRTSFTPEQWAGLRAECTSCGVQFLSSPFSLEAVDLLESVGIDMYKIPSGEITNLPLLHKVAATGKPILLSSGMSDWSELDKAVETVQTGGPLVVMQCTSEYPTPPERVGLNVLSEIHQRYSCTLGFSDHTIGYAAPFAAAALGAQVIEKHFAFSRLMYGSDAKTSMEPDEFKVLSQGLHDIWKMLESPVDKNSVESLREMKMIFEKSIVASRALKEGQIIELADLAFKKPGTGIPAAHWEQVIGKTLAHNVEQDTQLHYKDLK
- the neuC gene encoding UDP-N-acetylglucosamine 2-epimerase — protein: MKKICIFIGSRANYSSIKAVMRAIQKHPELELQVVAGASAVLDRYGSVINLIEQDGFSVVARVHMLIEGETPTTMAKSTGLGLIELPTIFESIKPDIVLTVGDRFETMATTLAAAYMNIPIAHTMGGEVSGTIDESIRHAITKFAHIHFPASRDAYERIVKLGEPEPSVHLVGCPRMDLVAEMLSVSRSEVDESIFRLGVGDRVDIDKPFVLVSQHPVTTEYGTGREQITATLQAVKNIGLPAIVLWPNADAGSDDIAKGIRIWREKGLDTDMHFFKNLPISTYVQLMKRTKCLVGNSSSGIREGAFIGTPVVNIGTRQAGRERGSNVIDTGNDADEIASAIQKQLSHGPYGFEPIYGDGTAGEKIADILSRTVVQLQKRITY
- a CDS encoding acylneuraminate cytidylyltransferase family protein, translating into MKTLALIPARSGSKGVPNKNVQRIRNVPLIAFSIWTAQRAGLFDEVLLSTDDPGYFDSVKCLNLSTEYIRPPELSQDTSPTIDAILDALDWYEKKGKTFDAVMLLQPPAPFRTVEHLCNAVSLLEDHPEATCVTGIVRVWDQHPARVKRLEGQRLVDFCEHAVEIEPSRRQDLQPPAYLRNGSIYLSRVQLLRTQRKVWGDHVLGMEMPEANSVNVDRHLDFITASSMLDYEPYRPYLSEFDELIELYNE